GAGATTCTGGATCTTTTTGAGAGGCTAAGGATTGAGTCGGCTGCCGCTGGCGGAGCGTTTCACGCCTTATTGGGCAACCACGAACTCATGAATGCGCGTCTTGACTTACGCTATGTCACTGACGGTGGTTATACCGATTTTGTGGACGTCGTGGAGTACGATGCTAGTGACTCCGTTCAAGTTTGGGACCGCTCATCTGCAAGCTTTAGATCTTCCACCCTTGCGGAATTTGAACCGTATCAGCGTGCCCGCGTGGCCGCACTCATGCCTGGTGGCCCTTACGCAAACCTACTGGCTGAGCGACAGGTGATTCTCCAAATCGGAGAAAACGTGTTTGTTCATGGAGGTGTACTCCCAGAACATGTTGCGTACGGTATCGACGAGATTAACAGTGCAGCACAAGCATGGCTCCGAGGAGAATCCGATCTTCCCTCAGTGTTGTCGGGTTCGAGTAGTCCTCAGTGGACCCGATTGTACTCTGATGATCCTGATTCTTCGGCGTGCTCAGTTCTCGAAGAGGCATTAGATGCGTTAGGGGCCAAAAGAATCGTTGTGGGGCATACGATCCAAGAGTTGGGGATTGCCAGCGCATGCGGAGGGCAAGCTTGGCGCGTCGACATAGGTATGGCCCAGTATTACGCTTCGAGGACTGAGTACGGGGGTTCGGTAGCGGTCCTTGAAATCGTTGGCGACTCAGTCCGGGTGCTCGAGGATGGTGGTTGACTGAAGTGAACTATACCAGGAGAAAAATGACTTCTATAAAATCGATATTTAGTAGGCTGGGCAAATTCCTTGAGAAAGCTAGAATGGTCCTGCTCAATCTGGGGACTGCATTAGTATTAATCTTTATTACGATAGCAATCGTAGGGATTTTTCCTACCTCAAAAAAAGTTGATCCCGCAGGCAAGGTTTTAATTTTCAACCCAGAAGGCATAGTTGTTGACCAAGAAGCATTTAATTTAGCTGACGGTTTTCTTAGCCTTTTTAGTGAAAATGCAAACCAAATTCAAATTAGAGATTTATTGGAAGTGATTGAAAATATAAAAGCGGATGAAGCAATTTCGGCCGTTCTCTTAGATTTTAGTAATACTGACTTTGCTGGCCCCACTACCCTACTGACTGTCACCGATGCAATCCATTCTCTAACTGGAACTGGCAAAGAAATCATAGTGCATCAAGATAGGATGTTTACCTCTGATTTTATGCTATCAGCTGCAGGTGATGAGATATGGGTGCATCAATCGGGTGCTTTTAATATCTCTGGTCTTGGTGGATATAGAAATTACAACAAAAGATTATTAGAAAATCTAAAACTGACTATTCATAATTATGCTCAAGGCGACTTTAAATCTGCTGTAGAAGGAAATACTAGAGATTCAATGTCTGAAAATGACAGATTACAGCAAACTGAGATGCTAGATCCTATTTGGACAGCGATGAAGGAGAAAATGGCTTACAGAGAGAATGTTCAGCCACTCGATATCCAATACTTTGCAGATAATTATTTCTCCTATCTCCCTGAGGCTGCATTTACAAATATCAAAGCAGCGACTGATTTCAATCTTATTGATGGGACAAAATCATTTCCCGAATTTAGGAATCATATGATAGAAAAGTTCGGTGAAAATGAGGACGGCGATTCATTTAATAGTATTTCACTCAGTGC
This genomic window from Dehalococcoidia bacterium contains:
- a CDS encoding calcineurin yields the protein EILDLFERLRIESAAAGGAFHALLGNHELMNARLDLRYVTDGGYTDFVDVVEYDASDSVQVWDRSSASFRSSTLAEFEPYQRARVAALMPGGPYANLLAERQVILQIGENVFVHGGVLPEHVAYGIDEINSAAQAWLRGESDLPSVLSGSSSPQWTRLYSDDPDSSACSVLEEALDALGAKRIVVGHTIQELGIASACGGQAWRVDIGMAQYYASRTEYGGSVAVLEIVGDSVRVLEDGG
- the sppA gene encoding signal peptide peptidase SppA yields the protein MTSIKSIFSRLGKFLEKARMVLLNLGTALVLIFITIAIVGIFPTSKKVDPAGKVLIFNPEGIVVDQEAFNLADGFLSLFSENANQIQIRDLLEVIENIKADEAISAVLLDFSNTDFAGPTTLLTVTDAIHSLTGTGKEIIVHQDRMFTSDFMLSAAGDEIWVHQSGAFNISGLGGYRNYNKRLLENLKLTIHNYAQGDFKSAVEGNTRDSMSENDRLQQTEMLDPIWTAMKEKMAYRENVQPLDIQYFADNYFSYLPEAAFTNIKAATDFNLIDGTKSFPEFRNHMIEKFGENEDGDSFNSISLSAYMSTLDKPQDDAEENVVVITAEGAISEEALSPGVVGSDELVDIIQDAHQSEETKAIVLRVNSPGGSIIASEMIADELMEAKRKGIPIVVSMGDYAASGGVYIATPADYIFSEPTTITGSIGVAITIPTAEDAFDYVGIDFDGVVTSKYAGWDVNLPIDEDLDAKFAEWGNDAYDKFITLVASSRNKTFDEIKAIAGGRVWIGTKALELGLVDEIGDIKDATQKAAEIAELETYKVVYAGQEMSAEDLFFQELQKIFDIGIKNTEAYVFSKKFIEFFDTVMEDAKLNASYTCTECLIEID